In Bacillus marinisedimentorum, a genomic segment contains:
- a CDS encoding anti-sigma regulatory factor, with the protein MDSFVTEKITNEWDYFLARVSAKKFADRLGFCDVNKSKIILSAAELSKNILVHAEKGEISFETITEPGKKGIKISAFDQGPGIENIDQALQDGFSTANSLGYGLPSVKRMMDEVTIDSEKGRGTKIVAVKWLKKS; encoded by the coding sequence ATGGATAGCTTTGTGACGGAAAAGATAACAAATGAATGGGACTATTTCCTTGCCAGGGTTTCAGCAAAAAAATTTGCTGATCGGCTTGGCTTTTGTGACGTGAACAAAAGCAAAATTATTCTCTCGGCAGCAGAACTTTCTAAAAACATCCTTGTGCATGCAGAAAAAGGGGAAATCTCCTTTGAAACAATAACAGAACCGGGTAAAAAGGGGATCAAAATATCCGCCTTTGACCAGGGTCCTGGGATTGAAAATATCGACCAGGCGCTTCAAGACGGTTTTTCAACAGCAAACAGTTTAGGATATGGACTCCCTTCCGTGAAGAGGATGATGGATGAGGTGACAATCGACTCCGAAAAAGGAAGAGGAACGAAAATTGTTGCCGTCAAATGGCTTAAAAAATCGTGA